The Gloeobacter morelensis MG652769 genome contains the following window.
TTCGGCGCCCTCGCGGTGATCGCCCACGCGGGGCACATGGGGGGCAATGTCGATTGGAACATCTACAACACCACCCGGGATCCGAATCTGCTGGCCGCTGTCCTGGGTACCTGGTACGACATTGAAGGGGCATTGCGCGATGAATTCAACTCCTATATCACCTGTCTGGAGAACGAGACAGACGCTTCGGACAGCTTCGAGGACACGATGCTCGACGAGCGCATCTGGGCGCCGCTGGCGTTTTTTCAGACCCGCTTTCAAAATGTCGATTCGTGGGGGCTGGGCAACCTGCGCGCCCTGAGAAAGGAGCGCGCTTCGCTGCACGCCCAGACCCGGCTGGCCAACCAGAAGCCGACCGTCGAGTTGACCGCGCCCGCCTCCGGCGCAAAATTGACGGCACCGGCCACGGTCACCCTAAATGCCGAAGCCCGCGACAATAACGGTGCAGTGAGCAAAGTCGAGTTTTTCCGCGACAGCACCAAAATTGGCGAGGATCTTACCAGCCCCTACTCCGCCACCTGGAAGCTCGCAGAAGCTGGAACCTATGCGCTGAAGGCCAAAGTGACCGACAGCCAGGGTGTCACCGCCGACTCCGCCTCCCGGACGGTCACGGTCTCCCAGCCTTCGGGGTTGTCGGTGTACCTGGTACAGCCCCTCGATGGGGCGTTCGTGGCCAGTGGTTTGGATGCGAAGCTGCAGGCGGTGGCCGCCCACAGTTCCGGCAGCGTCAGCAAGGTGGAATTTTATCAAGGTTCCACCAAACTCGGTTCCGACTCGGCAAGCCCCTACTTCTACACCTGGGTCAAGCCCCCGTCGGGCAGCTACTCGCTGACGGCCAAGGCAATCAGCAGCACTGGGGCCACAATCACCTCCAGTGCAATCGACCTGAGCGTCGGATCGCCCAATGCCGTGCCGACGGCGAGCATGGTCGATCCGGAGGACGGTGCCCAGTTGACGGCCCCTTCGGCGCTCAGCCTCCACGCCGAAGCCGACGACAGCGACGGCACAATCGGCAATGTCGAGTTTTTCAGCGGCGGCCTCAAACTCGGTCAGGACACCACATCGCCTTACTACTTCAGCTGGAAAGGCATGGCGGCGGGCAAGTATGCGATCGCAGCGGTAGCTACGGACAACCGGGGAGCCGTCTTCACCTCCGCTGCGGTGAGTGTTACCGTATCGCTGCCGGATCCCTGGCAACTCAAAGATGTCGGCAATGTGGGCCTGAGCGGCAGTGCGGCTTTCAACCCCGACAGCGGCACCTTCACAATCAAAGCCGCCGGAGCGGACATTTGGGGCGACGCCGACGGCTTTATGTACGTGTACCAGTCGCTTTCCGGGGATGGGCAGATCGTTGCCCGGGTTTCGAGCCTGGCCAACACCGATGCGTGGGCCAAGGCGGGGGTGATGATCCGCGACGGCTTTACCTCCAGCGCCCGCAACGTGTTTGTCGGTCTCACCCCGAGCAAAGGCATCACCTTTCAGTACCGGACCAAGACCGGCGGGGACAGCGCCTCCAAGACTGTCGCCGGCTACAAAGCGCCCTACTGGCTCAAACTGGTGCGCACCGGCGACACGATCAAAGGCTACTACTCCAGCAACGGCGGCAGTTGGGTCTGGATTGGCACCCAGAGCATCCCGATGGCGACGGACCTATTTATGGGTCTGGCCGTCACCAGCCACGACAG
Protein-coding sequences here:
- a CDS encoding Ig-like domain-containing protein — its product is MSFFLVNPAAAARNWWTFISPTEAELLYKAASFSAMKSEVDSDYLGGLSEPKTCLDTRSPWVQQMAAAQEMLSATYLALKWGKYGGADNAELDTYREQIAANWKAILEAGPIDLWQDNFDGATRQFVAGGCDYTKSYQPGWYEGDIALRFWIFGALPAYDAVRDDLSASDREAIDAWLRGLADKLWSGRDFGREHNRGASAVAQAHVIALVLQDRSRFESYYSHSSGGLKDYYQQMNYAPLAGCDFPERPGLTSELASRDGVHGSQTVMHSFGALAVIAHAGHMGGNVDWNIYNTTRDPNLLAAVLGTWYDIEGALRDEFNSYITCLENETDASDSFEDTMLDERIWAPLAFFQTRFQNVDSWGLGNLRALRKERASLHAQTRLANQKPTVELTAPASGAKLTAPATVTLNAEARDNNGAVSKVEFFRDSTKIGEDLTSPYSATWKLAEAGTYALKAKVTDSQGVTADSASRTVTVSQPSGLSVYLVQPLDGAFVASGLDAKLQAVAAHSSGSVSKVEFYQGSTKLGSDSASPYFYTWVKPPSGSYSLTAKAISSTGATITSSAIDLSVGSPNAVPTASMVDPEDGAQLTAPSALSLHAEADDSDGTIGNVEFFSGGLKLGQDTTSPYYFSWKGMAAGKYAIAAVATDNRGAVFTSAAVSVTVSLPDPWQLKDVGNVGLSGSAAFNPDSGTFTIKAAGADIWGDADGFMYVYQSLSGDGQIVARVSSLANTDAWAKAGVMIRDGFTSSARNVFVGLTPSKGITFQYRTKTGGDSASKTVAGYKAPYWLKLVRTGDTIKGYYSSNGGSWVWIGTQSIPMATDLFMGLAVTSHDSAALTTAAFTDVSASK